A genomic window from Candidatus Poribacteria bacterium includes:
- a CDS encoding SUMF1/EgtB/PvdO family nonheme iron enzyme: MKNMVLIPAGNLEIGSVNAFYIDTHPVRNLEYQQFLVENPQWQKSHIKDRFHDGDYLKHWDGNTYPEGKANHPVVYVSWFAAMAYALWAGKRLPTEAEWEYAARGGLANQNHPWGDTSDTTKANYDRKVGDTTPVGKYSPNGYGLYDITGNIWEWCLDLYDDDFFFATPRKNPRAGTNEIGWLTANFTDIETIPIRALRGGGWSATEKGICVTHRLLLSPTNTIYDYGFRCAQSTLGTTAESEQDAP, encoded by the coding sequence ATGAAAAACATGGTGTTAATCCCCGCTGGCAACCTTGAGATCGGAAGCGTCAACGCTTTTTATATTGACACACACCCCGTGAGAAATCTTGAATACCAGCAGTTTCTTGTTGAAAATCCACAGTGGCAAAAATCGCATATTAAAGATAGGTTTCACGACGGGGACTACCTAAAGCATTGGGATGGCAATACCTATCCCGAAGGAAAAGCGAATCACCCTGTTGTCTACGTCAGTTGGTTTGCGGCGATGGCTTACGCTTTGTGGGCGGGGAAACGGCTCCCTACAGAAGCTGAATGGGAATACGCTGCACGCGGCGGGCTTGCGAATCAGAACCATCCGTGGGGTGATACGAGCGATACTACCAAAGCGAACTATGATAGAAAAGTAGGAGATACCACCCCTGTGGGTAAGTATTCACCTAACGGCTACGGCTTGTATGATATAACTGGCAACATTTGGGAATGGTGTCTTGACCTTTACGACGATGATTTTTTCTTCGCCACACCTCGCAAGAATCCGCGCGCAGGAACGAATGAGATTGGTTGGTTGACAGCCAATTTCACAGACATTGAAACGATCCCTATAAGGGCGTTACGCGGTGGGGGTTGGAGTGCCACCGAAAAAGGTATCTGCGTCACCCATCGCTTACTGCTTTCACCGACAAACACAATCTACGATTATGGCTTTCGTTGTGCGCAGTCAACGTTGGGAACGACTGCCGAGTCGGAACAAGACGCACCATAG
- a CDS encoding ATP-binding protein yields MNIRTQLTLRYIGIVLVVLLAMYFFLATMLKDSMSTRITSELEIQAALTREFLIEKLPAKDNFTYAAIDPLINRLGKTGKARVTFIDLEGVVWGDTERDGAALRAMDNHLKRPEVQDALLFGSGIRDRYSNTTQTEFRYYAMPIYKQTSQNGEGTLIGICRVALPMEAVNTAIGNLRRMVLLASVAGLILTIVFSVFSTKIITKPIEKLTQMTQSLAAGKIASRVPVDSKNELGQLSRIFNLMADRVQEQIDQISEEHRRLETILTDMGEGVLLVNGAFEITYANPMAISMLSLPKAYVGKALIEINRIPELQTLLQVAERTETAAFAEIRLGNLTEPEAEVTVVPVATGEEYVVVIHDVSKERQLERIRADFVANVSHELRTPLTTIRGYAETLLSEDATRTKTQEQFIVKILNHASRLSRLVSDLLELSRLESGDVELKRTPCHLNTFYEPILDVFEPILEESELVLKWEVPESLPKVSVDHQLFMQVLVNLIDNAIKYTPDSGTITVSAELRTSEAFEGSNITAAEIIMDIKDTGIGIPMESQPRVFERFYRVDKGRAREMGGTGLGLAIAKHIVLRHNGRIWLESTLGEGSVFHVAIPL; encoded by the coding sequence ATGAATATCCGCACACAACTGACGCTCAGGTACATAGGCATTGTACTTGTAGTGTTGCTTGCTATGTATTTCTTTCTTGCTACAATGCTCAAAGATTCGATGAGTACTCGGATTACCAGCGAATTGGAAATTCAGGCGGCATTAACTCGGGAATTCCTCATTGAAAAACTCCCTGCTAAAGACAACTTTACCTACGCCGCGATAGATCCGCTTATCAATAGACTCGGAAAGACCGGAAAGGCGCGGGTGACCTTCATCGACTTAGAAGGTGTTGTCTGGGGTGATACAGAACGCGATGGCGCAGCACTACGCGCGATGGATAATCACCTTAAACGTCCAGAGGTACAAGATGCCCTCCTATTCGGCAGCGGAATCCGGGACAGATACAGCAATACAACCCAGACAGAATTCCGTTACTACGCGATGCCAATATACAAGCAAACTTCACAAAATGGCGAAGGCACCCTGATAGGTATTTGTCGCGTCGCGCTCCCGATGGAAGCCGTTAATACAGCAATCGGTAACCTACGCCGGATGGTTCTGCTTGCAAGTGTGGCGGGTTTAATCCTCACGATTGTGTTTAGCGTTTTTTCTACCAAGATCATCACAAAACCAATTGAAAAATTAACACAGATGACCCAATCTCTTGCCGCTGGAAAGATAGCCTCGCGCGTCCCGGTCGATTCTAAGAATGAACTCGGGCAACTCTCACGGATTTTCAACCTCATGGCAGACAGGGTCCAGGAACAGATTGATCAAATTTCCGAAGAACATCGGCGTTTGGAAACCATCTTGACCGATATGGGTGAAGGCGTGCTGCTCGTCAACGGTGCGTTTGAAATCACTTATGCTAACCCTATGGCTATTTCTATGTTGTCACTTCCGAAGGCTTATGTCGGAAAAGCACTGATCGAAATCAATCGGATCCCCGAGTTACAAACACTGCTGCAGGTAGCAGAACGGACGGAAACCGCCGCATTTGCAGAGATCCGTCTCGGGAACCTAACAGAACCGGAAGCAGAGGTCACGGTTGTGCCTGTCGCCACCGGCGAAGAATACGTTGTCGTCATCCACGATGTGAGTAAGGAACGGCAGTTAGAGCGGATTCGCGCAGATTTCGTGGCGAATGTCTCGCACGAACTTCGGACACCGCTCACAACAATCCGAGGTTACGCCGAGACCTTATTGAGTGAAGATGCCACACGCACCAAGACCCAAGAGCAGTTTATCGTGAAAATCCTTAATCATGCGTCTCGGCTCTCAAGATTAGTCTCGGATCTGCTCGAACTCTCTCGGCTTGAGTCTGGTGATGTTGAATTGAAACGGACACCGTGCCACCTCAATACCTTTTATGAACCGATTTTAGACGTGTTTGAACCTATATTAGAGGAATCCGAATTGGTTTTAAAATGGGAGGTGCCTGAAAGTCTGCCTAAGGTTAGCGTAGATCACCAACTTTTCATGCAGGTGCTTGTAAATCTGATTGACAACGCGATTAAATATACACCCGATAGCGGTACAATCACGGTTTCAGCAGAGCTCCGGACGAGTGAAGCATTTGAAGGATCCAATATAACCGCGGCAGAAATTATCATGGATATAAAAGATACAGGTATCGGTATCCCAATGGAATCTCAACCGCGTGTATTTGAGCGGTTCTATCGTGTGGATAAAGGGCGTGCCCGCGAAATGGGAGGCACAGGATTAGGACTGGCAATCGCCAAACATATCGTGCTCCGCCACAACGGACGGATTTGGCTGGAAAGCACTTTAGGGGAAGGTAGCGTATTTCACGTTGCTATTCCGTTATAA
- a CDS encoding dihydrodipicolinate synthase family protein: MNIQFEGIFTPTVTPLDEKERVDERGFVNQLNRLINNGVHGIYLLGSSGEFTTLTNTERERTMDIALKAIAGRVPVICCVMDTSAQRVIQNIEIAEQFGVDAVAATPGYYYPSTADADLIEFYQTVAASTELPVFIYNIPSTVKTFIKPQVVVELSETCENIVGIKDSTGDWTNSLNLIALLGERTDFSIFLGSHVALGAALLFGADGGVVSIANVAPKESVALYNAAKARDIDEVHRLQKWMLQLSKMYTYGQGVSGMKACLEILGVCSARTTNPLLPLTDAEKAELRELLTELGVRE; this comes from the coding sequence ATGAATATCCAATTTGAAGGCATTTTTACACCGACAGTAACACCACTTGACGAAAAAGAGCGCGTCGATGAACGCGGGTTCGTCAATCAACTTAACCGCCTGATTAACAACGGTGTTCACGGTATCTATCTACTCGGAAGTTCCGGCGAATTTACGACGTTAACAAATACAGAGCGCGAGCGGACAATGGATATCGCTCTCAAAGCAATTGCGGGTCGCGTCCCGGTTATCTGTTGTGTAATGGATACAAGTGCCCAACGCGTTATCCAAAACATTGAAATCGCCGAGCAGTTCGGCGTTGATGCAGTCGCTGCGACACCGGGATACTATTATCCCTCCACCGCTGATGCGGATCTGATCGAATTCTATCAGACGGTCGCCGCGAGTACAGAACTCCCTGTTTTCATCTATAATATCCCTTCCACCGTTAAAACCTTCATTAAGCCGCAGGTTGTCGTCGAACTCTCAGAAACCTGTGAGAATATCGTTGGAATTAAGGACAGCACCGGTGATTGGACGAACTCCCTCAATCTCATAGCACTGCTCGGTGAGCGGACGGACTTTTCTATCTTTCTCGGTTCACATGTCGCACTCGGTGCAGCGCTCCTATTCGGCGCGGATGGTGGGGTTGTCTCAATTGCAAACGTCGCCCCGAAAGAATCTGTCGCGCTCTACAACGCTGCGAAGGCACGTGATATTGATGAAGTCCATCGGTTACAAAAATGGATGCTCCAGCTCAGTAAAATGTATACCTACGGACAGGGTGTCAGCGGTATGAAAGCGTGTCTGGAAATTTTGGGGGTCTGCAGCGCACGCACGACGAACCCCCTACTACCGCTCACTGATGCTGAGAAAGCGGAACTCCGCGAATTGCTGACAGAATTGGGAGTGCGTGAATGA
- the aroA gene encoding 3-phosphoshikimate 1-carboxyvinyltransferase — protein MIEIQPIHKSLDATIAVPGSKSYTNRALLVAAMARGVSTLTGALFSDDTRYMSAALRKLGVKIDADEKQARFDIHGNGGVIPVSSADLYIGNSGTTSRSLTAYVSLGHGKFVIDGDEPMRHGRPIADLLDALRQIGGSARTEFENGHLPVIIQADGLVGGKTRLDVSKSSQFLTALLLIAPYAKNGMEIEVVGNREMPYVDITRSVMAAFGVQVMSEDYKFFRIEGGQQYQPRAYNIEPDASNASYFFAAAALTGGRVTVQHLNLDSAQGDLQFVHILEQMGCRTTVSDTGITVTGPRELKGIDVDMRTISDTALTLAAIAPFADSKVTIRNIEHTRWQETDRIHAMVTELRKLGVPVVEHQDGLEISPALITPAAIDTYEDHRVAMAFSLIGLKTPGIQINNPECVSKTFPNYFEVFERLYA, from the coding sequence ATGATTGAGATACAACCGATCCACAAATCCCTTGATGCTACGATAGCGGTACCCGGTTCTAAGAGTTATACCAACCGAGCGTTACTGGTCGCTGCAATGGCACGTGGTGTTTCAACGTTGACAGGTGCACTCTTTAGCGACGATACACGTTATATGTCTGCGGCGCTGCGAAAACTCGGGGTCAAAATTGATGCCGATGAAAAACAAGCAAGGTTTGATATCCATGGAAACGGTGGCGTGATACCGGTTTCCAGCGCGGACCTCTATATCGGGAACTCAGGCACCACTTCACGTTCACTTACCGCCTACGTTTCACTCGGACATGGAAAATTCGTCATTGATGGCGATGAACCGATGCGTCACGGTCGTCCTATTGCTGATCTACTCGACGCACTCAGGCAAATTGGGGGCTCGGCGCGCACCGAATTTGAGAACGGACATCTCCCTGTTATTATTCAAGCAGATGGACTTGTCGGTGGAAAGACCCGCCTTGATGTCAGTAAGAGCAGTCAGTTCTTAACGGCGCTGCTCCTCATCGCACCCTACGCAAAAAACGGCATGGAGATTGAGGTGGTCGGTAACCGCGAAATGCCTTATGTTGACATCACACGATCTGTCATGGCAGCGTTTGGTGTACAGGTTATGAGCGAAGACTACAAGTTTTTTCGGATTGAAGGTGGACAGCAGTATCAGCCGCGGGCCTATAACATAGAACCGGATGCCTCTAACGCCTCTTACTTCTTTGCTGCCGCTGCACTCACTGGTGGACGTGTCACTGTCCAACACCTAAATTTAGATTCCGCACAAGGTGATCTCCAGTTTGTACATATCTTAGAACAGATGGGCTGTCGCACTACCGTTTCCGATACAGGTATTACTGTTACCGGACCGCGCGAATTAAAAGGGATTGATGTCGATATGCGGACGATTTCGGATACTGCCTTGACCCTCGCGGCGATTGCGCCCTTCGCTGATAGCAAAGTAACCATCCGAAATATTGAGCATACGCGTTGGCAAGAGACTGATCGGATTCATGCGATGGTGACTGAGCTTCGGAAATTAGGCGTGCCAGTCGTTGAACACCAAGACGGGCTCGAAATCTCACCCGCACTTATCACTCCTGCAGCGATTGATACCTACGAAGACCACCGCGTGGCGATGGCATTTTCGCTCATTGGCTTAAAAACACCGGGGATCCAGATTAATAATCCAGAGTGCGTCAGCAAAACGTTCCCTAATTATTTTGAGGTGTTTGAAAGACTATACGCTTGA
- a CDS encoding DUF433 domain-containing protein, with translation MEFDEQTRQTVNNLITCNTRIMSGTPVFKNTRVPIKNLIDYLEAGDSLDEFLEDFPSVSRAQAMQALELAKEMLLTQTYA, from the coding sequence ATGGAATTTGATGAACAAACAAGGCAAACAGTTAACAACCTCATTACCTGTAACACGCGAATCATGAGTGGCACGCCTGTTTTCAAAAACACGCGTGTTCCCATCAAAAACCTCATTGATTATTTAGAAGCAGGTGATAGCTTAGACGAGTTTTTAGAGGATTTTCCTTCTGTCAGTCGGGCACAGGCTATGCAGGCTTTGGAGTTAGCAAAGGAGATGTTACTCACACAAACCTATGCATAA